In Rhododendron vialii isolate Sample 1 chromosome 9a, ASM3025357v1, the following are encoded in one genomic region:
- the LOC131300662 gene encoding uncharacterized protein LOC131300662, translated as MAKSEVKVEKTEIVIRDGEERHPNPILCLLSRFPFLNFLQPKRDSAKPDTIISEKKTVTIAGERGEEGKKPVVVKVPNPKPTDLPSLKLEGEECDRNTNPIVLWQVYAIGGFFVLNWVLARWKERRAKKKSSDDEPSPADD; from the exons ATGGCAAAGAGCGAAGTAAAGGTCGAGAAAACCGAAATCGTGATCAGAGATGGCGAAGAGCGACATCCGAACCCCATCCTCTGTCTCCTCTCAAGATTTCCCTTCCTCAACTTCCTTCAACCCAAGCGCGACTCAGCCAAACCAGATACTATAATCTCAGAGAAGAAAACGGTGACAATCGCCGGCGAGCGTGGGGAAGAAGGCAAGAAGCCAGTCGTCGTGAAGGTCCCGAACCCAAAGCCGACCGACTTGCCTTCGCTGAAGCTCGAGGGCGAGGAGTGTGACCGCAACACCAACCCTATTGTTCTGTGGCAG GTCTATGCTATTGGAGGGTTCTTTGTTTTGAACTGGGTATTAGCAAGATGGAAGGAAAGGAGGGCCAAAAAGAAGTCATCGGATGATGAGCCATCTCCGGCTGATGACTAG